ATTATGGGAGAGAATCCGTCCGGATTCAAAGGAGAAGATCTGCCGGTTGAAACGGTAAGCTGGTACGATGCCGTGGAATACTGCAATCAGCGTAGTCTTAAGGAGAATTTGAAACCTTACTACAACATTGATAAGAGTACTATAGATAAGAAGAATAAGAATGAGAACGATCATTTGAAATGGACGGTTACCATAAACGAAGATGCTAACGGTTATCGCCTGCCGACTGAGGCTGAGTGGGAATACGCTGCAAGTGGAGGCCAGAAAAGTCTGAATTATGCCTATAGTGGAAGCAATAACCCAGATGAAGTGGCATGGTACTGGATAAATGCAGGGGATAACATATTAACTGGTGATTGGAGCTGGCCCGCCATCGAGAACAATCGAAATCAAACGAAGAAAGCTGGGTCCCTGAAAGCCAATGAGTTAGGGATTTATGATATGTCTGGTAATGTGCGAGAATGGTGCTGGGATTGGTACAGCCACCCCGACAGCCCGGAGAATTCTTGGCGTGTAGTAAAGGGCGGCGGCTGGATCGGCGGGGTTAATAATAATGAGATCTCGTTTCCCGGAAAATTTGATGCGAATGGTTTTGGTCCTGATCAGGGCTTCCGAGTGGTCCGAGGAAAATGATCGGCTCATTTACAACAGAAGGACTTACTATACAGGGTATACGTTCTAGATTTGATTGGCAGCATGAAACATACGGCTACGACCAATATTCCCAGTCGTAATCCGCTGCACGCTGAGTACGACTGGGTAAAATATACGATTAACTAGTATTTCACGAAGAAGCAGTTGATGATGAACTGCTTCTTTTTGTGTTTATACTATTATGCAGTATTCGTTATAATGGAGTCATTGGTTGAAGAAAGGAATGTAAGCATGAAGAAAGTCATCGTAGTAGGAGCAGGTATACTCGGAGCATCAACTGCTTATCACTTAGCAAAGCTTGGTGCAGAGGTCTTGGTTATAGATCGTAAGGATGAAGGTCAGGCCACCGATGCTGCGGCGGGAATTATATGCCCATGGTTATCACAGAGGCGTAATCGGGCATGGTACCAGCTCGCGAAGGGCGGAGCTCGTTATTACCCGGAACTGATCGACAGCTTAGAGAAAGAGGGCGAAACAGAAACGGGTTATGCCGGAGTCGGTGTCCTTAGCATTCATACGGATGTGGAGAAGATCGGTAAAATGGAGGAACGGGCACAGAAGCGGAAGCTGGACGCACCTGAGATTGGCGACATTACGCAGAAAAGCACGGATGAGACCCATCAGCTCTTCCCACTGCTAGCAGAAGGGTACCATGCTGTATACGTTAGCGGGGGAGCCAGAGTAGATGGCCGGGCACTGCGTGATGCGCTTCTTCGGTCGGCGGTGCGTAACGGAGCCAAGCTTATTCATGGAGATGCCGTTCTGGAGTATACATCAAACCAGGTAACGGGGGTATCTGTTGGTCAAGAACGATATTCTGCTGATGAAGTCATTGTGTGTGCTGGCGCCTGGGCCAATTCCTTGTTCGCACCCTTAGGCATTCATTTTAAAGTAACCTACCAGAAAGCACAGATTATGCATCTTCAGGTTGCTGATTATGAAAATACCGGGGACTGGCCTGTCGTTATGCCGCCAACGGATCAATATCTGCTGTCATTTGATGAGCAAAAAATAGTCATCGGTGCGACACATGAGAACGATATCGAAGGCTATGATACCAGAGTAACAGCTGGAGGAATGCAGGAAATTCTGAACAAAGGGCTGGAGCTCGCTCCTGGCTTGGAGAACAGTACTTTTCAAGAGGTCCGAGTGGGGTTCCGTCCATTTACACCAGGATTCCTGCCTGTCATAGGTGCAGTTCCAGGATGGGAAGGGCTTATGACGGCGAATGGACTAGGTGCCTCTGGACTTACAATGGGGCCCTATATCGGGAACCAGCTTGCTAAGCTGGCACTTGGAATGGAGCTCGACATCGACCTGGAGAATTATGATGTTCGTAAGGCGATGGAATAGAACTAGACGAAGAGAAGCCTACGTTTCTCCCAAGCTATAGGGAGGGGAAGTAGGCTTTTCTTTTCTTTATTTTAATTTCTTGCATTTATTGATCTGTTCGGATGAAGCGACAACAAGTGTCTTAAATTGTCATCAATAAATTTGCTGTCAGCACTGTTGATTCCGCGACCGGCAAAGTGGCCCCAGATCGATTCAATAGGACGAAGCACAGCATTTGGTATAAGCTTAGCCTCGTATGCATTTTCGTCTGAAGTACAAAATAGATCCGTACTCCCTGGCATAATGCAGGCTTGTGCTTTTATGTTCTGTAATGCCTTATCAAAATCTCCTTTATAGACCGGATTAGCACTTATATCTGCATTTTGGCCTGTCCATAGCATGGCAAGGACATTGTGCGGATCCATCTTCATAAAGCTGTCATCCCAAACGCCAGCGACAAAATCCTCTAGTGTGTCAAATCCCATATCACGATATAGTCCTTCTCTGTAATAGGTTTGGGATAGCCCCCATCCCGCATAAACTCGGCCAACACTTCGCATATGTGCAGAGGTCAATTGGTTTACTTTACTTGAATCGAAGTCAATAGCAGCCATAAGTGCAGCCTTCATTCCGTCAAGGACCACATACGCTTGCGGCCAAGTCTTTGCAGCTCCACAGAAAGGTGCAATTCGTTCCACCATGTCGGGGTAACTTGCCGCCCATTGAAATGATTGGATACCGCCCATCGACCATCCAACGACGAGTGCTATCTTTTCAATGCCGAATTTTTCAGTGACCAGCCGATGTTGGAAATTCACGTTGTCATAGATCGTAACTTGTGGAAAATGTCCCCGGTCGAAAGGCGGAGCTGTGTTGCTCGGAGACGAAGACAGTCCGTTTCCCAGCAGATTTGGAATGATAATGAAATATTTCTGTGGATCCAGTGCCATGCCGTTTCCAATTAACCATTCATTCTGAACATGCTGGTCGCCAAACGCTGTTGGATAGACGATCACATTATCCTTCTTTTCGTTCAATACTCCATACGTCTTATAAGCAAGAAATGCGTTTGGTAAAGTCACTCCTGATTGCAAATTAACGTCACCCAGATCAAAAACCTCGTAATCCATTGATTTACTGCTCCCTTCATCTTGAACCCTTAAATTACAAATGCATTTGTTGTTGTTAGTATAGTGCTATGGTAATCTCAATAAAAGTGAACAGAATTCATAGCTATATTCAATAATATTGAAAGTGAATGGGGGTTGCAGAATGGAATTGCGACAACTGAATACGTTTCGCACGGTTGCTTCAACTTTAAATTTCAGTCGGGCTGCAGAGGCTCTGAATTATGTCCCTTCCAACGTCACGATGCAGATCAAAGCATTGGAGGAGGAGCTTGGTGTTCGTTTATTTGACCGATTGGGCAAACAACTCGTACTTACCACAGCGGGGAAGCGATTCCTAAGCCATGTTCATACCATTTTAGAAGAATTGGATGAAGCTCGAAGTGCCGTTCATGAAAATGATAATTTATTAAGCGGGACCCTGACGATCAGTGCCAACGAAGTATTGTGTGCCTATCGGCTTCCCACCGTATTTCAGCAGTTTCGTTCGCGGTATCCGGGAATCCGGCTTATTTTCCGCTCTGTTCCGAATCAGGTGCTCAAGCAAACGCTCTTCGAGGGAACTGCAGATGTGGTGTTTATGCTGGATGAAGCCATTCTCTCGACGGGACTTACAGTGGAACCGCTGCTAGAAGAAACGTTCCGTTTTTTCGTTGCTCCTGACCATCCGCTGGCCGAAAGAAGTATACTACAGCTGGAAGATTTTCACGGAGAAGTGTTTCTGGTCAACGAAAAAGGCTGTACCTATCGAACCATGTTTGACCGTTCGTTTGAGAAAAAGGGGATTGATGATATTACCTATTTGGAGTTTCAAAATGCGGAAGCGATTAAACAATGTGCTATAGCGAGAATCGGCATTGCCTTTCTTCCTGAAATAACAGTGGAAGCCGAGGTTGAACGAGGTGAGCTCATTGCACTTCCATGGGAAATCCCGGACCTGCACGTATACACACATATGGTATGGCATAAAGACAAGTGGCTCTCACCCATCATATTATCTTTCATAGAAACAGCAAGGGAAGTGATGGCTGTAGAGGAGGGAAATTCAAAGGTTACTTCGTAAATTCTACATTTGTACAGCTTGAACGGCTGCTTATGGTGAAATTACAAATAGGAGAGCTGCATAAATAGTATACAGCTCTCCATTTTCAATTGGATTTTAGTTAGCTTATTTTCTGTAAACTCGTACCGGCAGTGAAGAGAGCATTTTTCCTGCAGCAGATGGCGTCAGGTTCTCTTCCAGGTTAAAGCCTGGAACCGGCTCGATTCTTGCAAACTTATCCATGAACATGCTGATTCCTGTAATAGCTTCCAGCCTAGCGAGAGGTGCACCTAGACAGAAGTGAGGACCGTTTCCGAAGGTCAAGTGCTGCTTGTTATTCTGTCTATGAATATTTAACGTAAACGGATCTTCGAATACTTCACCATCCATATTCGCTGCACTCATCCAGGCAACCACGACGTCCCCTTTCTTCAGGTCAACACCAAGCAAGTTATTATCCACTTTGACCGTACGGTCCATCTTCGCTACATTAAAACGATAGCGCAGCATTTCCTCCACCGTATTCGGAAGCAGCTCACGGTTTGTACGAACCTCATTATATATTTCCTGATTGTCATATAAGAAGGAGTAGAACGTATTGGCCAGCAAGTGGCTTGTCGTTTCAATGCCTGCTCCCAGAATGAACATCGTTGTTCTAACAATATCATCATCGGATAACTGGTCTCCATCCACTTCTGCCCGGATCAAATCCGATATGATATCATCCGACAGATTGGATCTTTTTTGGACAATATAAGGGTAGAGATAGGAATAGTATTCAACAGCGGCTTTGCGTTTACGCTCATTCACCGTTTCTTGGTTCTCCTTGGGCATAGGAAGGAACAAGTCATATACCCATTGCTGAAATAACATTCGGTCTTTGGTAGGGACGCCTAATAGATCCGCAATAACTATCGTAGGCAGGGCACTGGCAAACTCGTCGACAATATCAATGACGGGCTTGTCCTCCATGGAGTCAATCAACTCGCTTACGATTTCCTGGATTCGAAGCTCCCATAGCTTCAAGCTGCGTGGGGTAAATGCAGCAGCTAGCAGGGAGCGGCTCTTTCGGTGTTCGGGAGGATCTGTCATCAGGTTAAATTTCCCGGCGTGCTTACCTTCGTCGACATCAGCGCCAACGCTGATGGTCGTACGTGTTCTGACGTTAGAGAAATGCTCATAATCACTCAGCACACGTTTTACATCGTTATAGCGGAATACATTCCATGTGTTCGTTGCCTCATTATAGCTGACAGGATCGTTCTGAAGCTTGTCCTTATACCAGGCATAAGGGCTGAATTCCTCTGACGACGATTTGAATTCGGTAATTTCCTCCAAGGATATAATTTCATTGTTCACGATCAATCCCTCCACTCATTTGTGAGAATATGGTGTTGAATAAGCTTTAACTATGTTAGTTTAACATATATGAAAATGCACAGACACATTCGAATGACCCATGACCATCAGCCCGATCCGAGGTTTTTTGTCGAATATAGATTGAAGATAAAGCTAAGAATTTGGTAAGCTTACAATATCGTAGAAAAACGAAGGAACTACACCATATAAGGAGTTTACATTATGTACATAGAGCTGCTTATACTCATCCAGATCGAAGAATCTCCTAAACATGGTTACGAAATCAAGAAGGAAATCCAGAAGGATCTAGGATATTTGACGGATGTGAACAACAACATGCTGTATCCCGCATTACGTAAGTTTACGGAGGAAGGCCTGGTCACGAAGCGAATGAATGAGCATAGCGGGGGGCCAACACAGTATATATATGAGATTACGGAGAATGGAAGGAGACGAATAACGGACCTGGTCAATGTATTTACAGAGAGAGATGCGAAGCATCAATCCGAATTCTTGATCCGTGTGTCTCTGTTTCGGTATATTTCACCGGATAACCGGCTGCGCATATTAAATATGAGAATGAAGGACCTCGAACAGCTCTTATTCGATTTGGAGCAAAGACAGGAGCAGCATAACATTGATCGTTACCGGGATGAAGTGCTTCGACTATCTATATTTAAGCTAAAGGCTGAGCAGGACTGGATCCATAAATTAATGGAAAAAGTGGCTCGAGAAAAAGAGTAGAATAAACGTTCAAATTTTCTGTGGTAAATGAGTTTGGAGAACATGCAAAAGGCACGCATCTACTGCGTGCCTTTATAATTTCGTATGCCCTTGAGAATATAACCAATGGCTTGTTCTGCCGCTTCTTCTGGCGAGTAATTCTTCTCTATTGGATTAAGAAAAGGATTGCTTAACGAGAAGATTAAAGTTCCCATCACAAAATTAATGGTCATCTCTAATGACTCATACTCAATAACTCCTTGCTCCTTGCAAGCCGTCAGAATCTGTCGAAGCTCGTCCCACGAGGGAAGAAATACATCCGTCATCAGCTCCAGCCTCGGACTCATAAGGAAGAGCTCCTGCTGAAGGATGGTAATCAGCTCGTGCTCCTCGTATCTGAATAAGACAAAGGATCTGCAAAAATCAATCAGGGCATCTAACGGTTTCGACAAGTCGTACAGATGATTCTGAGTCGTCACCCTGATGGGATCAAATAAGGCGAAGAACACCTTCTCCTTACCGCCAAAATGATAAGACACAAGAGCGAGCGAAACACCGGCTTCTTCACAGATTTGCCTGACCGTTGTCGCTTCATACCCTTGTGATGAGAACAGCTTCTTGGCTGCTTTCAGTATTTGATCTTTTACATGTTTGTTTTTTTCCTGGTCGTCCTTCGCAGGGCTCATAGGTCAATATACTCCTTTAGCTGTTAAGGAAATCAGGATGCTCATAGCTGGGATTAGGATACTTGTAGAAGCCTTCTCCCGTTGCAACGCCAAGCTTACCCTTATCAATATAATCGGTCTTCAGCAGCTCTGCAACTTTCTCCAAATTCGGATTCCCTGTAGCCTTCGCTTTCGCAAGAACGATGTTATAGGCTGTAGTTAGACCAACCACGTCAAGAATCGCAAAAGGTCCCTTCGGTGCGCCTGTACCGACCATCCAGGTTTTGTCAATCGTTTCCGGATCGGCAATCTCTTTAACCAAGAGAAGCTCGGCTGCATCTAACAATGGCACTAGCAGGGAGTTGAGAATATAGCCAGGCTGCTCCTTGTGCAGTGTAAGGGCCACCATACCAATGGCGCGAGCAAACGCAATTACATCCTCGAACACCTTCTCATCGGTACCTGGATGCTTCATAATCTCCGCTGTGTTGTTCTTCCAGATCTCATTAGCGAAGTGGAGGGCAAGAAATTGAGCTGGACGACCCGTAGCTTCGGCAAACTGACTTGGCAGCAGAGTAGAAGAATTGGATGCAAAAATGGTATGTGCAGGTGCGACTTCTCCGAGCTTCTTGTAGAAATCCGTCTTAATCGGCACAATCTCTGGAATGGCTTCAATAACCAGATCCGCGCTTGAAACGGCTGCACGGAGGTTCGAGTTGAAAGACATGCGCTCGTAAGCAGCATCTACCTCCTGCTGAGTTGCACCCATATCCTCCTGATACCGCGCTTTAAGCTTCGAGATCCGATCCTTCGCTTTATCCAAGGCTTCATCATTGATGTCATATACGGTGACTTGAAATCCATGAAATGCGGTCTGGTAAGCGATTTGACTTCCCAAGACACCGCTGCCTGCTACGGTAATATTTGTGTAGTTCATCTGTATCTCTCCTTCTAAGTTAAAATTGAAATGTATATCATTTGAACGATTGTTTTGAACAAACGTTCAAAAAATGGTATACCTCTAAGCTACTCCTCTGTTCACAATTTGTCAACATTATTAGTTCATTCTTGTGATGTACCTGACTGAAAAACAAATACAAAAAAAGTCCGAAGGTAAATATAATTTACCCTGGACCTCGTAATTATAGTATGGCAGTACTTTATATATTTGCGTTAGACTCTAAATTATGATTTGTTTCATAATAAATAAGGGCCTGCTCCATAAAAACAAGAATCTCCTCTCTAATCGGATACAGATTGAGATCTGACGAAGCTTCCTCAGAACGTCTTGCATTCCAGAACTTGTCGGCAAGCTCCTTATTGCCTTGAAACATTTCATTAGATAGCAGCAGAGTATCCTCGGCAATAATTTGAGCGTCACGTGAGCTTGGAGATTTATTCTCCTCCAGACAAATTTCAATTCGTTTAATCAAGTTAATCCATTTTGTTAATTGAACAGGGTCGTTCTCCATTTTTGGTAATTGATTAGTAAGGACGATTTGTTCATCCTCAGTGAACCACGCTTCCATGACCTTTTTCTTTCTTCTTTTTCGTTCTTCAGCTTCATCATCATTTGACAGTAGTGGCAGGAGCAGATCCCATTTTATCTCGGTTTGGAGCTTCGTCATGTTAATCAGTGTATTGGTGTGATCGAGCGAGCCCTCTAGTCGAGTTAACTCATATTCAAGGTGGTTCTTGTGAACACGGAGCGTTTTTTCGATGGACAGCTGATTTGTTAGTTTCTTGATATCTTCGAGTGACATGGAAGCGGACTTAAGCAGTAATATTTTTTCAAGCAGCAATAAGTTATCTGGCGTATAATGACGCTTGCCGTTTTCGTCTTTGAATGAAGGCTGCACCAGCTCGATCTGATCATAATAACGCAGGGTTCGTAGAGAGACATTCAGCTTTTTCGATACCATTCCTGTAGTTAAAAAATTCATTATGTAATTCCTCCTAAAAAAAGCTTGCAGGTTACGTAACGTCACCGTTTAATCTGAATTTATCACACAATGCGTTCTAGGAGGAAGAAATATGAAGAAACAAATCTTTGCATCGATGGAGTGGTCATTCAAGGAGCTCGGATTATTACTCCTGCTTGTCCTTGGTATTGTTCCGGTCACGATTGAGTATTTACTGCAAGACTTTCTGTATGAATGGCTTCAAAACAGCTTATATTCGGGTACTTTAACCGGTCTGATCATGGCCATCATTTTTATCGCAGGCGTGTATTTCATTGCGCTTAAGCCGCATGGGTTAAGGTGGGCAGACGTTGGATTACAAGCTTTTTCTAAATCGTATTGGGGATTCATCATAATCTGGCTGATCGCATTAATTGCATCCAGCATTCTCATATTGATCCTGATGGATCTATTGCACATAGGTACAGAGAATAGTAAAACAGAAAGTCTGCAGCAAAATATAAGCCTGCTCACAATCATGATCGGATTTGTCTCAGCGGCGATTATATCACCTGTGTATGAAGAGATTTTTTATCGCGGATTTCTATATAAGTGGTTCCGGGTTAAATGGGGTGTTGGCGCCGGAATATTTTTAAGTTCCTTTATCTTTACGATTGTCCATATACCAACTTACAACACCTTGCCCGTCAATTTTGTATCGGGAGTCATATGTGCATGGTGCTATGAGAAGACAGGATCGATTGTGCCAGGAATGATTGTGCATGGAGGGTTTAATGGGCTGGCTGTTATCCTAACCGCACTCTGAACTGAATGATAATTTCGGATATTAAAGGTATTAAAATGAAGCGTTATCATGATAGAATGGCATGTATTACATAGAAACTGAAGTGTTGGAGAGGGGAATGAATACAATGCTGCACAGAATGAATCTAGAAGGGGCCTGGCGTCTGCAGCTGGATGAGCAGAAGCAGGGTCTACAGCTGCCATTTGTAGATAGCATCACACTACCGAATACGACATCCCATGCAAAGAAGGGGAAGAAAAATACAGAGGTCAAAGTCGGTGCGTTAACCGATGAATATGCTTTTGAAGGCCATGCTTGGTTTGCTAAAGAAGTGGAAGTTCCGGAGAATCTTCAGGACAAGCCTTGCTTCCTGTACTTGGAGCGTACACGTGTCACCACAGTATGGGTAGATGGAGAAGAGATTGGGACACAGAACAGTCTAAACACTCCGCACGTACATGATCTAACAGGAGCACTGAGTGAAGGGAAGCATACCATTACGATCCGTGTAGACAATACGAATTATCCGACCAAGGGAGGGCATATGACTTCCGAGGATACACAGACCAATTGGAACGGAATCACGGGTCGAGTAGAGCTGCAGTTCTTCAGCCATCGTTATATAGAGAACATTCAAGCTTATACCGATCCGGTGAAAAAGACAGTTGCGCTGACAGCCCGTCTTGTCGGCAGCTGGGATGCCGTTAAGCTCCATATCTCGGCAAGACATTCTAATACAGATGTTAAACATACGGTGAAGGAGCAAGTATTCCAGTTAAGCTCGAATAATGTATCGGTTACTTATGAAATGGGTGAAGATGCCTTGCTGTGGAGCGATTTGAAGCCTAATTTATATGAGCTGAACATTGAATTGAAAGCGGTTAGCGGCGATGTCTTGGATTCACATCAAGTCTTGATTGGACTTCGCGAATTCACAGCAGCTGGAGATAAGTTTGCGATCAACGGGAAGAACACATTTTTACGCGGCAAACATGACGGCTTGATTTTTCCACTAACGGGATATGCTCCAACGGATGTGGAAGAATGGCTCAGAATTATGAAGATTTCCAAATCTTATGGTATTAATCATTATCGCTTTCATACCTGCTGTCCGCCGGAAGCCGCATTTATCGCAGCAGATATGTTAGGGATCTATATGGAGCCGGAGCTTCCGTTCTGGGGAACCATAACCGATGAGACGCATGAACAGCATAATCAAGCAGAGCAGGATTATCTAATAAGTGAAGGCTACGCGATGCTTCGTGCGTTTGGTAATCATCCCTCATTTGTGATGATGTCGCTCGGAAATGAGCTATGGGGGAGCAAGGAGAAATTAAATGAAATTTTGAAGCAGTATAAGGACTTCGATTCGCGGCATTTGTATACTGAAGGCTCGAACAATTTTCAATTTGTACCTGTTATTCTGGAGGAAGAGGACTTCTACTGTGGAGTGCGCTTCTCGAAGGATCGTCTGTTCCGAGGCTCCTATGCGATGTGTGACGCACCACTTGGCCATGTTCAAACCGATCTTCCAGGCACAATGAAGGATTACGATGAACAGATTGTCCCTTCTGCTAAGACAGAAATTGAAGAGCAATCAGCGGATATAAAGTCGATTCAGATTCAATATGGAACTGAGATGCGTACTGTGCAGGCAGAAACAGCGGAGGATCAGTTAATTCCTCATATTCCCGTTATCTCTCATGAGATTGGGCAATATGCGACATACCCGAATTTTAAGGAAATGGAGAAATATACAGGATCACTGAAGGCCAAAAATTTCGAGGTGTTTAAGGATCGGCTTGAAGCGAAGGGGCTGGGACATCTGGCCGAGGCTTACTTCGAGAACTCCGGAAAACTAGCTGCAGCATGTTATAAGGAAGAGCTGGAGGCAGCATTTCGGACCAAACGACTTGCTGGATTCCAGCTGCTGGATTTGCAGGACTTCAGTGGACAAGGAACGGCGCTAGTCGGTATGCTGGATGCATTCATGGATTCCAAAGGACTGATCACACCAGAAGAGTGGAGAACCTTCTGTTCGGATGCTGTCCTGCTGGCTCGATTTGAACGATATAATTATGAGGCAGGAGCGATATTTGCAGCCCAAGTTGAACTCAGCTATTACCGGACAGATTCTATCGAGAATAAAGTGTTAAAATGGGAATTGTTAAGTAAGGGGACGTCTCTTGCCGAAGGCGAATTAATGATCCCTGCGGGTCCGGATTCGAATCATATACAGATAGGTACGATTCAGATCCAATTGCCAGAGGTTGAAGTGATGACACAGGTCGAGCTGAAGCTGACGATCGAGGGAACTGATATTTACAAGAATTATGATCTTTGGATATATCCGATGCACACAGAACTGGACTGGGCAGGAGTTCATAAATTCCGCGAGCTGAATGATGAGGTCCGTGCACTGTTAGAGCAGGGTGAAGATGTGTTGCTGCTGCCGAATCCGGCTTCCTTGCCTCATTCCATAGAAGGAACCTATAGTACGGATTTTTGGTGTTATCCGATGTTTCGATCTATATCAGAAAGCATGAATAAGCCGACACCGGTGGGAACGATGGGACTGTATATCAATAAAGAGCATCCGGTGTTTGCACATTTCCCTACGGAGTCACATTCTACCTATCCATGGTGGAGCATTGTCATGAACTCCAGGTCTATCATAATGGACGATATGGAGCCGAAGCTACAGCCGATTGTTCAAACCATTGACAATTTCGAGCGTAATCATAAGCTCGGCTTGTTATTTGAGGCTCGCGTGTTCAAGGGTCGAGTGTTAGTTGGAACCTTTGACGATGAGAGAATAAAGGATACACCAGAAGGAAGGCAGTTCATCCATAGCGTTCTTAGATATCTGCACAGTGATGCATTTGAACCAACGGTTCAGCTTGAATGGAATGAGCTCGCGAAACTGCTGTAAATATTTCGAATGGTCAGTTTCATTGACAGAAATATCGTTTAATGAGTAAGATAGTTCT
This sequence is a window from Paenibacillus urinalis. Protein-coding genes within it:
- a CDS encoding formylglycine-generating enzyme family protein — encoded protein: MRKLILCLFIVAAAGLSACSTNESDVSDDLVYVEGGTFKSSKSTFSDSDITISDFYIGKYEVTQKEWMEIMGENPSGFKGEDLPVETVSWYDAVEYCNQRSLKENLKPYYNIDKSTIDKKNKNENDHLKWTVTINEDANGYRLPTEAEWEYAASGGQKSLNYAYSGSNNPDEVAWYWINAGDNILTGDWSWPAIENNRNQTKKAGSLKANELGIYDMSGNVREWCWDWYSHPDSPENSWRVVKGGGWIGGVNNNEISFPGKFDANGFGPDQGFRVVRGK
- a CDS encoding NAD(P)/FAD-dependent oxidoreductase; its protein translation is MKKVIVVGAGILGASTAYHLAKLGAEVLVIDRKDEGQATDAAAGIICPWLSQRRNRAWYQLAKGGARYYPELIDSLEKEGETETGYAGVGVLSIHTDVEKIGKMEERAQKRKLDAPEIGDITQKSTDETHQLFPLLAEGYHAVYVSGGARVDGRALRDALLRSAVRNGAKLIHGDAVLEYTSNQVTGVSVGQERYSADEVIVCAGAWANSLFAPLGIHFKVTYQKAQIMHLQVADYENTGDWPVVMPPTDQYLLSFDEQKIVIGATHENDIEGYDTRVTAGGMQEILNKGLELAPGLENSTFQEVRVGFRPFTPGFLPVIGAVPGWEGLMTANGLGASGLTMGPYIGNQLAKLALGMELDIDLENYDVRKAME
- a CDS encoding alpha/beta fold hydrolase is translated as MDYEVFDLGDVNLQSGVTLPNAFLAYKTYGVLNEKKDNVIVYPTAFGDQHVQNEWLIGNGMALDPQKYFIIIPNLLGNGLSSSPSNTAPPFDRGHFPQVTIYDNVNFQHRLVTEKFGIEKIALVVGWSMGGIQSFQWAASYPDMVERIAPFCGAAKTWPQAYVVLDGMKAALMAAIDFDSSKVNQLTSAHMRSVGRVYAGWGLSQTYYREGLYRDMGFDTLEDFVAGVWDDSFMKMDPHNVLAMLWTGQNADISANPVYKGDFDKALQNIKAQACIMPGSTDLFCTSDENAYEAKLIPNAVLRPIESIWGHFAGRGINSADSKFIDDNLRHLLSLHPNRSINARN
- a CDS encoding LysR family transcriptional regulator, translated to MELRQLNTFRTVASTLNFSRAAEALNYVPSNVTMQIKALEEELGVRLFDRLGKQLVLTTAGKRFLSHVHTILEELDEARSAVHENDNLLSGTLTISANEVLCAYRLPTVFQQFRSRYPGIRLIFRSVPNQVLKQTLFEGTADVVFMLDEAILSTGLTVEPLLEETFRFFVAPDHPLAERSILQLEDFHGEVFLVNEKGCTYRTMFDRSFEKKGIDDITYLEFQNAEAIKQCAIARIGIAFLPEITVEAEVERGELIALPWEIPDLHVYTHMVWHKDKWLSPIILSFIETAREVMAVEEGNSKVTS
- a CDS encoding cytochrome P450, with translation MNNEIISLEEITEFKSSSEEFSPYAWYKDKLQNDPVSYNEATNTWNVFRYNDVKRVLSDYEHFSNVRTRTTISVGADVDEGKHAGKFNLMTDPPEHRKSRSLLAAAFTPRSLKLWELRIQEIVSELIDSMEDKPVIDIVDEFASALPTIVIADLLGVPTKDRMLFQQWVYDLFLPMPKENQETVNERKRKAAVEYYSYLYPYIVQKRSNLSDDIISDLIRAEVDGDQLSDDDIVRTTMFILGAGIETTSHLLANTFYSFLYDNQEIYNEVRTNRELLPNTVEEMLRYRFNVAKMDRTVKVDNNLLGVDLKKGDVVVAWMSAANMDGEVFEDPFTLNIHRQNNKQHLTFGNGPHFCLGAPLARLEAITGISMFMDKFARIEPVPGFNLEENLTPSAAGKMLSSLPVRVYRK
- a CDS encoding PadR family transcriptional regulator — translated: MYIELLILIQIEESPKHGYEIKKEIQKDLGYLTDVNNNMLYPALRKFTEEGLVTKRMNEHSGGPTQYIYEITENGRRRITDLVNVFTERDAKHQSEFLIRVSLFRYISPDNRLRILNMRMKDLEQLLFDLEQRQEQHNIDRYRDEVLRLSIFKLKAEQDWIHKLMEKVAREKE
- a CDS encoding TetR/AcrR family transcriptional regulator produces the protein MSPAKDDQEKNKHVKDQILKAAKKLFSSQGYEATTVRQICEEAGVSLALVSYHFGGKEKVFFALFDPIRVTTQNHLYDLSKPLDALIDFCRSFVLFRYEEHELITILQQELFLMSPRLELMTDVFLPSWDELRQILTACKEQGVIEYESLEMTINFVMGTLIFSLSNPFLNPIEKNYSPEEAAEQAIGYILKGIRNYKGTQ
- a CDS encoding 3-hydroxyacyl-CoA dehydrogenase, with the translated sequence MQMNYTNITVAGSGVLGSQIAYQTAFHGFQVTVYDINDEALDKAKDRISKLKARYQEDMGATQQEVDAAYERMSFNSNLRAAVSSADLVIEAIPEIVPIKTDFYKKLGEVAPAHTIFASNSSTLLPSQFAEATGRPAQFLALHFANEIWKNNTAEIMKHPGTDEKVFEDVIAFARAIGMVALTLHKEQPGYILNSLLVPLLDAAELLLVKEIADPETIDKTWMVGTGAPKGPFAILDVVGLTTAYNIVLAKAKATGNPNLEKVAELLKTDYIDKGKLGVATGEGFYKYPNPSYEHPDFLNS
- a CDS encoding MerR family transcriptional regulator, with translation MNFLTTGMVSKKLNVSLRTLRYYDQIELVQPSFKDENGKRHYTPDNLLLLEKILLLKSASMSLEDIKKLTNQLSIEKTLRVHKNHLEYELTRLEGSLDHTNTLINMTKLQTEIKWDLLLPLLSNDDEAEERKRRKKKVMEAWFTEDEQIVLTNQLPKMENDPVQLTKWINLIKRIEICLEENKSPSSRDAQIIAEDTLLLSNEMFQGNKELADKFWNARRSEEASSDLNLYPIREEILVFMEQALIYYETNHNLESNANI